One window from the genome of Leucobacter aridicollis encodes:
- a CDS encoding aspartate kinase — MALIVQKFGGSSVADAESIKRVAKRIVETRRTGNEVVVVVSAMGDTTDELLDLAADCTPIPAPRELDMLLTSGERISMALLAMTIKGMGVEALSFTGSQAGMITTPDHGSAKIVDVTPGRVREALDEGAVAIVAGFQGFSRDSRDITTLGRGGSDTTAVALAAALNADRCEIYTDVDGVFTTDPRVAPLARKIDAISSEEMLELAASGAKVLHLRAVEYARRHGVELHVRSSFSGEPGTVVYTPKTGHPKGDLVEDSVITGVAAEASEAKITVGGVPDIPGKAAQIFEVVAKTDANIDIIVQNISAADTNRTDISFTVPMGEGRKVTEALEAARDDLGFETLLYDDQIAKIAVVGAGMRTSSGVSAQLFRALYEAGINIEMISTSEIRISVVTRADLMEKAVRVLHTAFGLDAEETATVYAGTGR, encoded by the coding sequence GTGGCATTGATCGTGCAGAAATTCGGGGGGTCGTCTGTCGCGGACGCAGAGAGCATTAAGCGCGTCGCGAAGCGCATCGTCGAGACTCGTCGCACGGGCAACGAGGTCGTTGTCGTCGTGAGCGCGATGGGTGACACCACCGACGAGCTTCTCGATCTTGCCGCTGACTGCACGCCGATCCCTGCACCCCGCGAGCTTGACATGTTGCTCACCTCGGGTGAGCGCATCTCAATGGCGTTGCTGGCGATGACGATCAAGGGAATGGGTGTTGAAGCCCTGTCGTTCACCGGCAGCCAGGCCGGCATGATCACGACGCCCGACCACGGTTCGGCGAAGATCGTCGACGTCACCCCGGGCCGCGTGCGCGAGGCGCTTGACGAGGGCGCCGTCGCAATTGTTGCAGGCTTCCAGGGCTTCAGCCGTGACTCGCGAGACATCACGACGCTTGGACGCGGCGGCTCAGACACGACCGCTGTCGCGCTCGCGGCCGCACTCAACGCAGATCGGTGTGAGATCTACACTGACGTCGACGGCGTCTTCACGACCGACCCTCGCGTCGCCCCGCTCGCTCGGAAGATCGACGCGATCTCGTCCGAAGAAATGCTTGAGCTTGCCGCGTCGGGCGCGAAGGTGCTGCACCTTCGCGCCGTCGAATACGCGCGCCGCCACGGAGTCGAGCTGCATGTGCGCTCATCGTTCTCCGGCGAACCAGGAACTGTTGTGTACACGCCCAAAACTGGGCACCCGAAGGGAGATCTTGTGGAAGACTCGGTCATCACTGGCGTCGCAGCCGAGGCAAGCGAAGCGAAGATTACTGTCGGCGGAGTACCAGACATTCCAGGGAAGGCCGCGCAGATCTTCGAGGTCGTCGCGAAGACCGACGCCAACATCGACATCATCGTGCAGAATATCTCCGCCGCAGACACGAACCGCACCGACATTTCGTTCACGGTTCCGATGGGCGAGGGCCGCAAGGTGACTGAGGCGCTCGAGGCTGCGCGCGACGATCTCGGATTCGAGACCCTGCTGTATGACGACCAGATCGCGAAGATCGCAGTCGTCGGTGCGGGAATGCGCACGAGCTCGGGAGTCTCAGCGCAGCTCTTCCGGGCTCTGTATGAGGCAGGCATCAACATCGAGATGATCTCGACATCAGAGATCCGAATCTCGGTCGTGACCCGCGCCGACCTCATGGAAAAGGCTGTGCGCGTGCTCCACACTGCGTTCGGCCTCGATGCTGAAGAGACAGCAACGGTCTACGCAGGCACTGGCCGGTAG
- a CDS encoding metallophosphoesterase, whose amino-acid sequence MARSSRCCSPAAVLGWTAAGVLLWSTVVERRLFTIRRHDIPILPEGAAPIRVLQLSDLHLAPWQTNKMNWVRSLAELKPDLVVLTGDLMGHVGARPSLLHTLEAFTGIPTLFVHGSNDYYGPRLKNPLKYLREPSRLATREQDIDNAQLTAGMTALGFTDLNNSATSLEVRGTKLHFFGLNDPHIKLDDGDAMRAAIASAEITDPDPSAPRIGVVHAPYQSALGELLDEGADLILAGHTHGGQVRVPGVGALTSNSDLPTNQARGLSVWYDAHRAAYLNVSAGLGNSIYAPVRFACRPEASLITLTSPTA is encoded by the coding sequence ATGGCACGTAGCTCACGCTGTTGCTCTCCCGCTGCGGTCCTTGGATGGACCGCAGCGGGAGTGCTGCTCTGGTCAACCGTTGTCGAGCGCCGGCTCTTCACGATCCGCAGGCACGACATTCCGATCTTGCCCGAGGGCGCGGCACCGATTCGAGTGCTGCAGCTGTCAGACCTCCACCTCGCGCCCTGGCAGACGAACAAGATGAACTGGGTGCGCTCCCTCGCCGAGCTGAAGCCCGACCTCGTCGTGCTCACTGGAGACCTCATGGGGCACGTTGGCGCGCGGCCGTCGCTGCTACATACGCTCGAAGCGTTCACCGGAATCCCGACGCTCTTCGTGCACGGTTCGAACGACTACTACGGGCCGAGGCTCAAAAATCCACTGAAGTATCTTCGCGAACCGAGCAGGCTTGCTACACGCGAGCAGGACATTGACAACGCTCAGCTCACCGCGGGGATGACTGCCCTCGGGTTCACCGACCTGAACAACTCGGCGACCTCGCTCGAAGTGCGTGGCACGAAACTTCACTTCTTCGGCCTCAACGATCCACACATCAAACTCGACGACGGCGACGCGATGCGCGCGGCGATCGCATCAGCAGAGATCACCGATCCCGACCCCTCAGCTCCACGGATCGGCGTCGTTCACGCCCCCTACCAATCGGCGCTCGGCGAGCTGCTCGACGAGGGAGCCGACCTGATACTCGCGGGTCACACGCACGGCGGACAGGTTCGCGTGCCTGGCGTGGGCGCGCTCACCTCGAACAGCGACCTCCCGACGAACCAGGCTCGCGGTTTGAGCGTTTGGTACGACGCGCACCGCGCCGCATACCTCAACGTGAGTGCGGGCCTCGGGAACTCGATCTATGCGCCAGTCCGATTCGCCTGCCGGCCCGAGGCAAGTCTCATCACGCTAACGTCGCCCACGGCCTGA
- a CDS encoding LL-diaminopimelate aminotransferase — MIINTHFGEIPQSYLFSEVAERVRRFEQQHPDARVLRLGIGDVTRPLAPAVIAALHAAVDEQATAEGFQGYGPEAGYEFLREAIAEGEYAAIGVDVAADEIFIGDGSKSDSANIQELFSEAARVAVTDPVYPVYVDSNAMAGRLGSFNGERWTGLTYLPCDDTNEYRPPLPSEPVELIYLCSPGNPTGTTMSRGELEEWVQYARRTGAVILFDVAYRAFITGDDVPRSIYEIEGADEVAIELGSFSKTAGFTGLRCSWTVVPKKLLRDGASLNAMWLRRQSTKFNGTPYIVQRAAEAVYSAEGREQVQADVDYYLQNARLIRATLENAGVSAVGGEHSPYVWFRCPGGMDSWAFFDALLERAQIVGTPGVGFGPTGAGHFRLSAFNTAEATREAAERLSKLLPTLV, encoded by the coding sequence ATGATCATCAACACACACTTCGGGGAGATTCCCCAGTCGTACCTTTTCAGCGAGGTCGCCGAGCGCGTGCGGCGCTTCGAACAGCAGCACCCTGACGCGCGGGTCTTGCGGCTCGGTATCGGCGACGTGACCAGGCCGCTCGCGCCCGCGGTCATCGCGGCGCTGCACGCGGCCGTCGATGAGCAGGCAACCGCCGAAGGGTTCCAAGGATATGGCCCAGAGGCAGGCTACGAGTTTCTCCGGGAAGCGATCGCGGAGGGGGAGTACGCGGCAATCGGTGTAGACGTCGCTGCCGACGAGATCTTCATTGGAGACGGCTCGAAGTCTGACTCCGCGAACATCCAAGAACTCTTCTCTGAGGCCGCACGCGTCGCAGTGACCGACCCCGTGTACCCGGTGTACGTCGATTCGAACGCGATGGCGGGCAGGCTTGGCTCGTTCAACGGCGAACGCTGGACGGGTCTCACCTACCTGCCGTGTGACGACACGAACGAGTACCGGCCGCCGCTCCCGTCCGAACCCGTTGAACTCATCTACCTGTGCTCGCCCGGAAACCCGACAGGCACGACGATGAGCCGAGGTGAGCTCGAGGAGTGGGTGCAGTACGCGCGGCGAACTGGCGCGGTGATTCTTTTTGACGTGGCCTATCGCGCGTTCATCACTGGCGACGACGTCCCACGGTCGATCTACGAGATCGAGGGCGCAGACGAGGTCGCAATCGAGCTGGGCTCGTTCTCAAAGACCGCTGGCTTCACAGGCCTGAGGTGCTCGTGGACAGTGGTGCCGAAGAAGCTCCTGCGAGACGGCGCCTCACTGAACGCGATGTGGCTGCGCAGGCAGTCGACGAAGTTCAACGGCACCCCGTACATCGTGCAGCGGGCCGCCGAGGCCGTCTACAGCGCAGAGGGGCGTGAACAGGTTCAGGCAGACGTCGACTACTACCTGCAGAACGCGCGCCTCATCCGCGCGACACTCGAGAACGCCGGCGTGAGCGCGGTCGGTGGCGAGCACTCGCCCTACGTCTGGTTCAGGTGCCCTGGGGGAATGGACTCGTGGGCGTTCTTCGATGCACTGCTCGAGCGGGCGCAGATCGTGGGTACTCCGGGGGTCGGATTCGGCCCGACGGGTGCGGGCCACTTCAGGCTGAGCGCATTCAACACGGCAGAGGCCACCCGGGAGGCCGCTGAGCGGCTCTCAAAGCTGCTTCCGACGCTCGTATAG
- a CDS encoding aspartate-semialdehyde dehydrogenase, translating to MTEQQGFAVAIVGATGQVGAVIRTLLQERDFPVASLRLFSSARSAGSTLSFRGADITVEDVATADKAGLDIVLFSAGGAASKEYAPQFAEAGAIVIDNSSAWRMDPAIPLVVSEVNPADLDATVAARKGIVANPNCTTMAAMPVMKVLDAEAGLERMKVTTFQAVSGSGLAGVAELAGQVTAAVETGNIEGLVHDGKAVDFVEPAVYTKTIAFDVIPLAGSIVEDGEGETDEEKKLRNESRKILGLPDLLVAGTCVRVPVFTGHSLAIHAEFANPITPERAREVLSSAPGVALSDVPTPLEAAGNDPSYVGRIRADQSAPEGRGLVFFVSNDNLRKGAALNTVQLAEVVAAKLTD from the coding sequence ATGACTGAACAGCAGGGTTTTGCCGTCGCCATCGTTGGCGCCACGGGGCAGGTCGGCGCTGTGATTCGTACGCTCCTTCAGGAGCGTGACTTCCCCGTCGCCTCACTGCGCCTCTTCTCGAGCGCGCGATCAGCTGGGAGCACGTTAAGCTTCCGGGGCGCCGACATCACTGTTGAAGATGTAGCGACAGCCGACAAGGCCGGGCTCGACATCGTGCTCTTCTCGGCAGGCGGCGCCGCTTCCAAGGAATACGCACCGCAGTTCGCCGAGGCCGGCGCGATCGTCATCGACAACTCGAGTGCCTGGCGCATGGATCCTGCGATCCCGCTCGTCGTGAGTGAGGTCAACCCAGCCGACCTTGACGCGACAGTCGCGGCTCGCAAGGGAATCGTTGCGAACCCGAACTGCACCACGATGGCCGCGATGCCAGTGATGAAGGTGCTCGACGCCGAGGCAGGCCTCGAGCGGATGAAGGTGACGACGTTCCAGGCAGTGTCGGGCTCGGGCCTCGCCGGTGTTGCAGAACTCGCGGGTCAGGTCACGGCTGCGGTGGAGACCGGCAACATCGAAGGACTCGTGCACGACGGCAAGGCTGTCGACTTCGTCGAACCGGCCGTCTATACGAAGACGATTGCGTTCGATGTGATCCCGCTCGCTGGCTCGATCGTTGAAGACGGCGAGGGCGAGACCGACGAAGAGAAGAAGCTGCGCAACGAGAGCCGGAAGATTCTCGGTCTGCCAGATCTGCTCGTCGCGGGGACCTGCGTGCGTGTTCCCGTGTTCACCGGACACTCACTGGCGATCCACGCAGAGTTCGCGAACCCCATCACCCCTGAGCGGGCCCGCGAAGTTCTCAGCTCAGCCCCCGGCGTCGCGCTCAGCGACGTCCCCACACCGCTCGAAGCGGCAGGAAACGACCCCAGCTACGTTGGTCGAATCCGCGCCGACCAGTCCGCCCCCGAGGGCCGCGGGCTCGTTTTCTTCGTCTCCAACGACAACCTGCGCAAGGGCGCTGCACTCAACACTGTGCAGCTCGCCGAGGTCGTCGCAGCCAAGCTCACCGACTAA